The following coding sequences are from one Methanococcoides methylutens window:
- a CDS encoding polyprenyl synthetase family protein yields MDLMDEIKKRSVHVDKGIEELLPIAHPEELYKASRYLPDAGGKRLRPTVLMLATEAVGGDPMSVIPAAVAVELVHNFTLVHDDIMDNDDVRRGMPSVHVKWSSEGAILAGDTLYSKAFEIISSMEKDPARILKCVALLSKTCTEICEGQWMDIDFETRDSVSEEEYLEMVEKKTSVLYGAVAKVGALLGGASDEVADALYEFGRLVGISFQIQDDVIDMVTPEEILGKVRGSDLIEGKRTLIAIHALNNGVELDIFGKGGTATSEQIDEAVAILEKSGSIGHAQELSASYLENGKKMLDILEDSEAKDLLLAIADYMVTRNY; encoded by the coding sequence ATGGATCTTATGGATGAAATAAAAAAACGAAGTGTGCATGTTGATAAAGGGATCGAGGAGCTTCTTCCGATCGCACATCCTGAAGAGCTTTACAAAGCATCAAGATACTTGCCGGATGCAGGCGGTAAACGCCTCCGTCCTACAGTCCTTATGCTTGCAACTGAAGCTGTGGGTGGAGATCCCATGTCAGTTATTCCGGCAGCAGTAGCTGTGGAACTGGTTCACAATTTCACCCTTGTTCATGACGATATAATGGACAATGATGATGTCAGGCGTGGAATGCCTTCTGTTCATGTAAAGTGGAGCAGTGAGGGTGCTATCCTTGCAGGAGATACTCTCTATTCCAAAGCTTTTGAGATCATCTCATCTATGGAGAAGGATCCTGCACGCATACTGAAGTGCGTTGCTCTTCTTTCAAAGACCTGTACTGAAATATGTGAAGGTCAGTGGATGGACATTGATTTCGAGACTCGTGATTCTGTTTCAGAAGAAGAGTATCTTGAGATGGTGGAGAAGAAGACTTCTGTGCTCTATGGTGCAGTGGCAAAGGTCGGTGCTCTGCTTGGCGGAGCTTCCGATGAGGTTGCGGATGCACTTTATGAGTTTGGTCGTCTTGTGGGTATCAGTTTCCAGATACAGGATGATGTCATTGACATGGTGACTCCGGAGGAGATCCTCGGTAAGGTCCGTGGAAGTGACCTGATAGAAGGCAAGAGGACACTTATCGCGATTCACGCTCTAAATAATGGCGTTGAACTTGACATATTCGGAAAAGGCGGAACTGCTACTTCAGAACAGATTGATGAGGCAGTTGCCATACTTGAAAAATCCGGTTCAATTGGACATGCACAGGAACTTTCTGCATCTTACCTTGAAAATGGTAAAAAGATGCTCGATATTCTTGAAGACTCCGAAGCAAAGGATCTTCTGCTTGCTATCGCAGACTACATGGTAACCAGGAACTATTGA
- the amrS gene encoding AmmeMemoRadiSam system radical SAM enzyme, producing the protein MLKEAMFYEKLDEGKVRCNLCNHRCRISSGKRGICGVRENRDGTLYSLIYNTVSSEAVDPIEKKPLFHFKPGSKSYSLGTIGCNFRCKHCQNWTISQVRLDEAVSVEITPEEAVNRAIATGSASIAWTYNEPTIWYEYTYDSAKLAKEAGLGTVYVTNGYITPEALRHISPYLDAFRVDIKAFTEEFYKETVGAKLAPVLESAKLARELGMHVEVVNLVIPTLNDSEDELRQLSAWVCENLGADTPIHFTRFQPHYKMKHLPPTPVKTLEMAHGIALDEGLKYVYIGNVFGHQYESTYCPSCGELLIGRGLFDVSEYNITPEHKCRNCGEPIDIYGEYGGL; encoded by the coding sequence ATGCTCAAAGAAGCAATGTTCTATGAAAAGTTGGATGAGGGGAAAGTGAGATGCAATCTTTGCAATCACAGATGCAGGATATCTTCTGGTAAAAGAGGTATCTGCGGTGTAAGGGAGAACCGAGATGGTACTCTTTATTCTTTGATATACAACACAGTTTCCAGTGAGGCAGTTGATCCGATAGAGAAGAAACCACTGTTCCACTTTAAACCGGGTTCAAAATCTTATTCCCTGGGTACCATTGGATGTAATTTCAGATGCAAGCACTGCCAGAACTGGACCATTTCCCAGGTCAGGCTGGATGAGGCCGTATCCGTGGAGATTACTCCTGAGGAAGCAGTAAACAGGGCAATTGCTACAGGGTCCGCTTCCATTGCCTGGACCTACAACGAGCCGACCATCTGGTATGAGTACACTTATGATTCTGCAAAGCTGGCAAAGGAGGCCGGACTTGGGACAGTATATGTGACCAACGGTTACATCACTCCGGAAGCACTGCGACATATCTCTCCTTATCTTGATGCTTTCAGGGTGGATATCAAAGCTTTTACGGAAGAGTTCTACAAGGAAACTGTGGGTGCAAAGCTTGCACCTGTGCTGGAGTCTGCAAAGCTGGCAAGAGAACTTGGAATGCATGTGGAGGTCGTAAATCTTGTTATTCCGACACTGAACGATTCAGAGGATGAGCTGCGGCAACTCTCTGCCTGGGTATGTGAAAATCTGGGTGCCGACACTCCTATACACTTTACACGCTTCCAGCCGCATTATAAGATGAAGCATCTGCCGCCTACACCGGTGAAAACTCTTGAAATGGCCCATGGCATTGCGTTGGATGAAGGTCTGAAGTATGTTTACATTGGAAACGTGTTCGGTCACCAGTATGAAAGCACATACTGTCCTTCCTGTGGTGAATTGCTGATAGGGCGTGGACTCTTCGATGTAAGCGAGTATAATATTACTCCGGAGCACAAGTGCCGCAATTGTGGAGAACCTATTGACATTTATGGTGAGTACGGCGGGCTTTGA
- a CDS encoding ArsR/SmtB family transcription factor encodes MIIPEPIENEVKLLGGTEGIALRIADDDKIARQSGIHHALSSSIRLKILNLVLVQPLCVCLIKDITNMPDSKLSYHLSILVDNGLIRREKSGNWIIYHPTEEGRKYKVEP; translated from the coding sequence ATGATAATTCCTGAACCGATCGAAAATGAAGTGAAGCTACTTGGAGGAACTGAAGGTATTGCATTGAGGATCGCAGATGATGACAAAATTGCCAGGCAAAGCGGCATCCATCATGCACTATCATCCTCCATCCGCCTGAAGATACTCAACCTTGTGCTGGTGCAGCCCTTGTGCGTCTGCCTGATCAAGGATATCACAAATATGCCCGATTCAAAACTCTCCTACCATCTTTCAATTCTTGTGGACAATGGACTTATCCGCCGTGAGAAAAGTGGTAACTGGATAATCTATCACCCAACAGAAGAAGGCAGGAAATATAAGGTGGAACCTTAA
- a CDS encoding UDP-N-acetylglucosamine--N-acetylmuramyl-(pentapeptide) pyrophosphoryl-undecaprenol N-acetylglucosamine transferase gives MRIMLFVCGEGLGHTSRCIPLAQQMQSAGHDVRIGAYGYSRELIEKKGLKTIEIPPEIQLVGNAGSLDLKRSIIATIKSGQLLGIRKVSRQLKEFKPQVVVSDSYYTATLAAMFKRIPVHLIINQSNMEEFFYNKGMCMKVIGRIIKRFYNAIFRKVDGIIVPDYPMPHTICRLNLDLENEIEDAVFYSGPLVGKKYEEVTEADLARPHVLSTVGGFGYREPIFRKVIETARLDTAINYTLLSGPSVNPDDFNDLPENVTILRFIEDQFPYIKSSDLVIAPGGHSTMMEALSFGIPMLSFPDIEHNEQENNATALEEDGCGRKLDYSISQKQLLEYIHETTDQGKLLEKSRELHDLSRELDGPSAITRMLESKYMK, from the coding sequence ATGAGAATAATGCTCTTTGTTTGCGGAGAAGGACTTGGACATACAAGCCGCTGCATTCCACTTGCACAACAAATGCAATCAGCCGGTCATGATGTGAGGATCGGTGCCTACGGATATTCCAGGGAGCTTATTGAAAAAAAAGGACTGAAAACAATAGAGATTCCCCCGGAAATTCAGCTTGTGGGCAATGCCGGGAGCCTTGATCTTAAGAGATCGATCATTGCCACCATCAAAAGTGGTCAATTGCTCGGGATCAGAAAGGTCAGCAGGCAACTGAAAGAATTCAAACCACAGGTAGTTGTATCAGACAGTTATTACACTGCAACCCTTGCTGCCATGTTCAAAAGGATCCCCGTACACCTCATAATAAACCAGTCCAACATGGAGGAATTCTTCTACAATAAGGGGATGTGCATGAAAGTCATTGGCAGGATCATAAAGAGATTCTATAATGCGATATTCAGGAAGGTTGACGGTATCATCGTACCGGATTATCCCATGCCGCATACCATCTGTCGCCTGAACCTTGATCTTGAAAATGAAATTGAAGACGCTGTGTTCTACAGTGGACCCCTCGTCGGGAAAAAGTATGAAGAGGTGACCGAAGCAGACCTTGCCAGGCCGCATGTACTTTCCACAGTTGGTGGTTTCGGATACCGTGAACCTATATTTCGAAAGGTTATCGAAACAGCAAGACTGGATACTGCGATCAATTATACCCTCCTGTCCGGCCCAAGTGTTAATCCCGATGACTTCAATGACCTGCCAGAGAACGTGACCATACTCAGGTTCATTGAGGACCAGTTCCCATACATAAAAAGTTCCGACCTTGTAATTGCACCCGGGGGCCACAGTACGATGATGGAAGCTCTTTCATTTGGCATCCCCATGTTATCTTTCCCGGACATCGAACACAACGAGCAGGAAAATAACGCCACTGCACTGGAAGAGGATGGCTGTGGAAGAAAGCTGGACTATTCCATATCCCAAAAACAGCTCCTTGAATACATACATGAGACCACAGATCAAGGAAAGTTACTTGAAAAAAGCAGAGAGTTACATGACCTCTCCAGAGAACTCGATGGACCTTCTGCCATTACAAGGATGTTGGAATCAAAGTACATGAAATGA
- a CDS encoding diacylglycerol/polyprenol kinase family protein codes for MLSHIQNSVFFKEFFRKSIHFVSLFIVILYYYFGKSFTLNFLTLVLCCFLVIEYFRVEKELKIPIVWKLYRSKEKDKLSGNIYFLIGSIIAISIFSKEVASAAILMTTFGDSAAALIGISYGKRWIKSLPDRAWEGVISEYLVNLAIGYLFLSNWIVAIIMASAATIVETLTYKLDDNLLIPLFSGIVGQIVLIVYLSL; via the coding sequence ATGTTATCACATATCCAAAACTCTGTTTTTTTCAAAGAATTTTTCAGAAAAAGCATACACTTTGTATCTTTGTTTATTGTTATTTTATACTATTATTTTGGAAAAAGTTTTACACTTAATTTTTTGACACTGGTCCTTTGCTGTTTCCTGGTAATAGAATATTTCCGAGTAGAAAAAGAATTAAAGATCCCAATTGTCTGGAAACTTTATCGATCAAAGGAAAAAGACAAACTAAGTGGAAATATATATTTTTTGATCGGAAGTATAATCGCCATAAGCATTTTCTCAAAAGAAGTTGCATCTGCAGCAATATTAATGACAACTTTTGGTGATAGTGCAGCAGCCCTGATAGGAATAAGTTACGGTAAAAGGTGGATTAAATCTCTTCCAGACAGGGCATGGGAGGGGGTTATTTCTGAATACCTCGTAAACCTTGCTATTGGATACTTGTTCCTTTCAAATTGGATAGTAGCCATAATAATGGCTTCAGCAGCCACGATCGTTGAGACCCTGACATACAAATTAGACGATAATCTATTAATTCCATTATTTTCAGGTATTGTTGGACAAATTGTTTTAATAGTTTATTTATCACTATAA
- a CDS encoding lysylphosphatidylglycerol synthase transmembrane domain-containing protein, translating into MIYVNNLRKWLSVSLLISAISIFFVMFYTVDPQTLELIHDIRPEFLLTAAFLHLSSFMFWGLRTKTMCNSLGFRVGLSRSVEIVTSSTFLASVTPSSIGGEPLRIHLLNQDSVPVGNATAVVLGERLLDGILIMMAAPVALHLFRRVISTSGLDIVIMAGEIALILVFIMVIYAVWHPHHTRKALNFMLHRIAGFLGKGNDPRLERIMSKMDMVIEDFHYSMAFFVTKGRRGLLFGSIYTILFWLVEFAMVPVILMGLNQPPSIIISFAAQVLLMILLVIPVTPGSSGVAELGATSLFSVFVPAYMVGIVVIAWRVFTLYMNLIVGGFVSFKILKDADYIRNLMK; encoded by the coding sequence ATGATTTATGTGAACAATCTAAGGAAATGGCTGTCAGTTTCGCTTCTCATAAGTGCTATTTCCATTTTTTTTGTTATGTTCTACACAGTAGATCCACAAACACTGGAACTTATCCATGATATCAGGCCGGAGTTCCTTCTGACTGCTGCATTTCTTCACTTGAGTTCCTTCATGTTCTGGGGGTTGCGGACAAAGACAATGTGCAACTCACTAGGTTTCAGGGTGGGACTGTCGAGGTCTGTTGAGATCGTTACTTCAAGCACTTTTCTTGCATCCGTCACTCCATCATCAATTGGCGGAGAACCTTTGAGAATTCATCTGCTCAACCAGGATAGTGTGCCTGTTGGGAATGCCACTGCAGTTGTACTTGGTGAGAGGCTACTTGACGGTATACTGATCATGATGGCAGCTCCAGTTGCTTTGCACCTGTTCCGCAGGGTAATATCAACTTCCGGTCTGGACATAGTAATAATGGCTGGAGAAATAGCTCTGATACTTGTGTTCATAATGGTCATATATGCGGTCTGGCACCCTCATCACACAAGGAAAGCCCTTAACTTTATGCTTCATCGGATCGCAGGATTCCTGGGTAAAGGAAACGACCCCCGTCTAGAAAGGATCATGAGTAAAATGGATATGGTCATCGAGGATTTCCATTACAGCATGGCCTTCTTTGTGACAAAAGGTCGTAGGGGACTGTTATTTGGTAGTATCTATACCATCCTCTTCTGGCTGGTTGAATTTGCCATGGTCCCGGTGATCCTCATGGGATTGAACCAGCCACCTTCTATCATTATCTCATTTGCTGCACAGGTCCTGTTGATGATCCTTTTGGTCATCCCGGTTACTCCGGGTTCAAGTGGTGTTGCCGAGCTTGGTGCAACTTCCCTGTTCTCGGTGTTCGTTCCCGCCTACATGGTTGGTATAGTCGTCATTGCATGGCGTGTTTTCACACTTTATATGAATCTCATTGTAGGTGGCTTTGTAAGTTTCAAAATACTCAAGGATGCAGATTATATTCGCAACCTCATGAAATGA
- a CDS encoding DUF2209 domain-containing protein gives MFPIIAVDISGRHRINQGYYMVCAAVAVNVSASHIESVSQIAVKPFLVSSAPDIADVVNIIETTVAEMNYPGTIILEHGDLYNQPEWLSQRMFSREFKYQESLSERLSIEFAHHVSLSSRNLLMKELGID, from the coding sequence ATGTTTCCAATAATAGCCGTTGACATATCAGGCCGTCACAGGATAAATCAAGGGTACTACATGGTCTGTGCTGCTGTTGCAGTTAATGTCTCTGCAAGTCATATAGAATCAGTTTCCCAGATCGCCGTAAAACCGTTTCTGGTATCTTCAGCACCAGATATTGCAGATGTTGTCAATATTATCGAAACAACTGTTGCGGAGATGAATTACCCTGGTACCATTATATTGGAGCATGGGGACCTGTACAATCAGCCGGAATGGCTTTCGCAGAGAATGTTCTCGCGGGAGTTCAAATATCAAGAATCTCTAAGCGAAAGGCTGTCAATAGAATTTGCACACCATGTGTCCCTTAGTTCCAGAAATCTTCTTATGAAGGAATTGGGTATTGATTGA
- the hflX gene encoding GTPase HflX yields the protein MKRTIVVQRNDPNADTAANERKLAELKELAHAADYVVVGTLVQSRYPDRKYQIGRGKVDELAELVEALEAEKVIFNNQLSTTQIYNISETCKCEVMDRFQLILEIFAARATTRRAKLQVELAKLQYELPKAKAIVSLLKKEERPGFMGLGGYEDSYEQDIKKRIVRIRTELLHSSKGSESLRTFRHERGFSLVALAGYTNAGKSTLFQSLVEEGTIVEDMLFTTLSPTTRSLTINYRKMLLTDTVGFIEDLPHWMVDAFRSTLDEIFLADIILLVVDMSDPVDVIRQKLVVSHDIFWKRTEGAVIVTALNKTDLIPYEDLQEKMEVISYLAPAPVMISAKSGEGLGELQQLLYENLPKWEHCRISVPMSEEGMSMVSWLYDEGIVHTIEYGDSILMEIEARDEIIQKVKPFTISY from the coding sequence ATGAAAAGAACTATTGTTGTCCAACGAAATGATCCGAATGCTGATACTGCTGCAAATGAGCGGAAGCTGGCAGAGCTCAAAGAGTTAGCACATGCTGCTGATTATGTGGTTGTTGGCACATTGGTGCAATCAAGATATCCTGACCGGAAGTACCAGATAGGTCGTGGCAAGGTAGATGAACTCGCAGAGCTTGTAGAGGCTCTTGAAGCTGAGAAAGTAATTTTTAACAACCAGCTATCAACTACACAGATCTATAATATTTCCGAGACCTGCAAATGTGAAGTAATGGACAGGTTCCAGCTTATCCTTGAGATATTTGCTGCAAGGGCTACCACAAGACGTGCAAAACTGCAGGTAGAGCTTGCGAAGTTGCAATATGAGCTTCCCAAGGCGAAGGCCATTGTTTCGTTGCTGAAGAAAGAGGAACGTCCGGGTTTTATGGGTCTTGGTGGTTATGAGGATTCTTATGAGCAGGATATTAAGAAAAGGATCGTGAGGATCAGGACCGAACTTCTGCATTCATCCAAAGGGAGCGAGTCACTTCGCACTTTCAGGCATGAAAGGGGATTTTCCCTTGTAGCTCTGGCAGGTTATACGAATGCGGGCAAAAGCACCCTTTTCCAGTCACTTGTGGAGGAAGGGACAATAGTTGAGGACATGCTCTTTACGACATTATCTCCTACAACACGTTCTCTCACTATTAATTATAGAAAAATGCTTCTGACAGATACTGTTGGTTTTATCGAAGACCTCCCGCACTGGATGGTGGATGCTTTCAGGTCAACTCTTGATGAGATCTTCCTGGCTGATATCATTCTTCTTGTGGTGGATATGAGTGATCCTGTGGATGTCATAAGGCAAAAACTGGTAGTCAGCCATGATATCTTCTGGAAAAGGACAGAGGGTGCTGTGATAGTTACTGCCCTCAACAAGACTGATCTTATTCCTTATGAAGATCTGCAGGAAAAAATGGAAGTGATCAGTTACCTTGCTCCTGCTCCGGTCATGATATCTGCAAAATCGGGGGAAGGGCTTGGCGAACTTCAACAGCTTCTATATGAGAACCTGCCTAAATGGGAACATTGCAGAATATCTGTCCCGATGTCCGAAGAGGGGATGTCCATGGTATCATGGCTTTATGATGAAGGCATTGTGCACACTATCGAGTACGGGGATTCCATTCTCATGGAAATAGAAGCAAGGGATGAGATAATTCAAAAAGTAAAGCCATTCACAATTTCTTATTAA
- a CDS encoding CehA/McbA family metallohydrolase has protein sequence MRIDLHVHSCFSKDSNAEIDSILEFAKKNGLDGVAICDHDTREGGLACARRARELGSDIIVIPGIEVTSSKGHILVLDPDGDIESGMTPEKTIERARELGGVVIIPHPFKITSHGIGYVEGLDADAVEVLNSRCVTGGANNKAKRVAKELGFPQVGGSDSHEAKMVGCSYTEVDALDRTAESVLRAIREGNVTFGGRRTPASYVIKQMIVGKIKKAKLALGIRTG, from the coding sequence ATGCGTATTGATCTTCATGTTCACTCCTGTTTTTCAAAGGATAGCAATGCTGAAATAGACTCTATTCTTGAATTTGCAAAAAAAAATGGTCTTGACGGTGTTGCAATATGTGATCATGATACTCGGGAGGGAGGTCTTGCCTGTGCCAGAAGGGCAAGAGAGTTAGGTTCTGATATCATCGTTATCCCTGGCATTGAGGTCACCTCTTCTAAAGGACACATTCTCGTGCTTGATCCTGATGGGGACATCGAATCAGGTATGACTCCTGAGAAGACCATAGAACGTGCAAGGGAGCTTGGAGGAGTTGTGATAATACCTCATCCTTTTAAGATAACATCTCATGGTATCGGGTATGTTGAAGGTCTTGATGCTGATGCTGTGGAGGTCCTTAATTCCAGGTGTGTGACCGGTGGAGCCAATAACAAGGCAAAAAGGGTTGCAAAAGAGCTTGGTTTCCCGCAGGTGGGGGGAAGTGATTCACACGAAGCGAAGATGGTTGGTTGTTCCTATACTGAGGTAGATGCTTTGGACAGGACTGCAGAATCCGTACTCCGTGCCATACGTGAAGGCAATGTCACTTTCGGAGGTCGCAGAACTCCTGCTTCCTATGTTATCAAACAAATGATAGTTGGTAAAATAAAAAAAGCGAAGCTTGCCTTAGGAATTCGAACCGGATAA
- a CDS encoding AI-2E family transporter: MRKERSVKMVLALLCIIILAIVLSYALLPYINAFLGAFILYVIFKPVYCLLTERFKLRKDASALSVMMMSIILVLIPLYFLFVSIVGELEIVISSIATNISYVDITENINYLNEIAPDLDIQEKVVNIASTVGTYTSKYILSALQNISGQIISLTIMFFLLYYLFTSTNTGFDDKLKEFVPFNNRNTEIILRELKNVIQSTLIATLLIALLQGTLIGLTFYAMGIQGATLWGAVTAILSFLPVVGAPLVWIPAAIIQLALKNYVAGIAILVVGIIISNIDNVLRPLIQKKVGAMHPFVSLLGIFVGIYLFGIIGIVVGPLLISTFLLVLKMFNEEYIQE; encoded by the coding sequence ATGAGAAAAGAACGATCTGTAAAGATGGTTTTAGCACTCCTATGTATAATCATACTTGCGATCGTGCTAAGCTATGCACTGCTACCCTACATCAATGCTTTTCTGGGAGCTTTTATCCTTTATGTAATATTCAAACCGGTATATTGCCTGCTTACAGAGCGATTCAAACTACGCAAGGATGCATCTGCGCTTTCCGTGATGATGATGTCAATAATACTGGTACTCATACCACTTTATTTCCTGTTCGTTTCTATCGTAGGAGAGCTCGAAATTGTCATCAGCAGCATTGCCACCAACATTAGCTATGTTGACATCACAGAGAACATAAACTACCTGAATGAGATAGCACCTGACCTGGACATCCAGGAAAAGGTGGTCAACATCGCATCCACTGTAGGTACATACACTAGCAAGTATATCTTATCAGCACTGCAGAATATCAGCGGTCAGATAATCTCCCTCACCATCATGTTCTTCTTACTATACTACCTGTTCACGTCCACTAACACAGGTTTTGATGATAAGCTCAAGGAATTTGTCCCATTCAATAATAGGAACACGGAGATAATTCTAAGAGAGCTCAAGAACGTCATACAGTCCACCCTCATTGCCACACTTCTAATAGCACTCCTTCAGGGAACTCTCATTGGCCTGACCTTCTATGCAATGGGAATACAAGGAGCAACACTCTGGGGAGCTGTCACTGCGATACTGTCATTTTTGCCAGTGGTCGGTGCCCCCCTTGTTTGGATCCCTGCAGCCATCATACAACTTGCATTAAAGAACTATGTTGCAGGTATTGCAATACTTGTAGTAGGCATTATTATCAGCAATATCGATAATGTCCTCAGGCCTTTAATTCAGAAAAAAGTAGGAGCAATGCACCCCTTTGTATCCCTGTTGGGAATATTTGTGGGCATCTATCTCTTCGGGATCATAGGTATCGTAGTAGGACCACTTTTGATATCAACATTCCTTTTGGTATTAAAGATGTTCAATGAAGAATATATTCAGGAATAA
- a CDS encoding sensor histidine kinase, translated as MKTNTREHSENKKSKILVVEANDPDVESLGLVLSADYDIIRAAKGNEALDLVEKENPELILLGNNLPDIEGQDICKEIKRKLQNKLLPVIMVTSLLENEERKAAIKENADEILIEPVDELELTTRVRSLLRMRHLHEELVKERDQVQRYIDVAGSIIGVVDRNFRVTLVNQKACDILGYSKDEVMGKNWFDVFVPEYIRDDIKKGYLGVINGTIEPPEFSEKPIITKNKDEKWVLWHDVVLRDDEMNIVGTISSGDDITERKLAEKAMEEANTELKLLDNIKDQFLTNLNYELRTPLISIKGFCELLMEEKLGTINDSQKNALDAVLRNSERLRHLIDSLLYVSGERNQNIKYNIIPLYPARLIEDIIEDRALYVEKKELTIENHVPKTLPAILGDIEHLERMFTHLLDNAIKFTPSKGKIIFSASTYDDTLEIKIKDTGIGIPKELLPNIFSSFYQVDGSTRRKYGGTGVGLHICKKIVEAHMGEIFVESEEGVGTTFIIILPV; from the coding sequence ATGAAGACAAATACCAGGGAACATAGCGAAAACAAGAAATCAAAGATCCTTGTTGTAGAAGCAAATGATCCTGATGTTGAAAGCTTGGGCCTTGTTCTTTCAGCCGACTACGACATAATAAGAGCTGCAAAAGGCAATGAAGCTCTTGACCTAGTAGAAAAAGAAAATCCCGAACTTATTCTTCTTGGCAACAACCTACCCGATATAGAAGGGCAAGATATATGCAAGGAAATAAAGAGAAAGCTCCAAAACAAGCTATTGCCTGTAATTATGGTTACTTCCCTTCTCGAAAATGAAGAGAGGAAAGCTGCTATCAAGGAAAATGCTGATGAGATCCTTATAGAACCTGTTGACGAACTGGAACTTACCACGAGAGTACGTTCACTTCTTCGAATGCGCCATCTTCATGAAGAGCTTGTCAAAGAAAGGGACCAGGTACAAAGATATATTGATGTCGCAGGTTCGATCATCGGAGTTGTTGACAGGAACTTCAGAGTTACTCTTGTGAACCAGAAAGCCTGTGATATTCTTGGTTACTCAAAAGATGAGGTAATGGGAAAGAACTGGTTCGATGTTTTCGTACCGGAATACATCAGAGATGACATAAAGAAAGGGTATCTAGGAGTTATTAATGGTACCATTGAACCTCCGGAGTTCTCGGAAAAGCCTATCATTACCAAAAATAAAGATGAAAAATGGGTACTCTGGCACGACGTAGTACTTCGGGACGACGAAATGAACATCGTGGGAACCATCAGTTCTGGCGATGACATCACAGAGAGAAAGCTTGCAGAAAAAGCAATGGAAGAGGCGAACACGGAACTTAAGCTACTCGATAATATAAAGGACCAGTTCCTGACAAATCTTAATTATGAGCTCAGGACGCCACTTATATCCATAAAAGGTTTCTGCGAACTATTAATGGAAGAGAAGCTGGGGACAATAAATGATTCCCAAAAAAATGCACTGGATGCGGTTCTCAGGAATTCAGAGAGGCTTCGACATCTGATTGACTCTCTCCTATACGTAAGTGGAGAACGCAATCAGAACATAAAGTATAATATAATACCACTTTATCCTGCAAGACTTATTGAGGACATCATTGAAGATCGGGCCTTATATGTAGAAAAGAAGGAACTGACAATTGAAAATCATGTTCCAAAAACCCTTCCTGCAATCCTGGGAGACATCGAACATCTGGAACGGATGTTTACTCACCTTCTGGATAATGCAATAAAATTTACACCTTCTAAAGGAAAGATCATATTTTCTGCCTCAACCTACGATGATACTTTAGAGATCAAGATAAAAGACACAGGTATCGGTATTCCAAAGGAACTTTTACCGAATATATTCAGCAGTTTCTATCAGGTAGACGGATCGACCCGAAGAAAATATGGCGGTACTGGCGTAGGATTGCACATTTGTAAGAAGATCGTTGAAGCACATATGGGAGAGATCTTTGTGGAAAGTGAGGAAGGAGTTGGCACAACATTCATAATCATACTTCCAGTTTGA